In Chitinophagaceae bacterium, the genomic window TAATTTTTACTTTGGCAAAGCCACAAACCCGTAATGTGGAACAGCGTACTGAAGGCGAAGGAATTGAAGTAGTGCTGTGTATAGACGTAAGCGGCAGCATGACGGCGCAGGACCTTACACCCAACCGGCTTGAAGCTGCAAAATCGGTAGCTATAGATTTTGTAAACCGCAGGCCAACAGATAGGATTGGCATAGTGATTTTTGCCGGCGAAAGCTTTACCCAATGCCCGCTCACCACCGATCATAACGTAGTAATAGCGGCAATAAAAAATATTAGAAATGGCCTGCTGGTAGATGGCACGGCAATAGGCTCGGGCCTTAGTACAAGTGTAGACAGGATAAGAAACAGTAAGTCAAAATCAAAAGTAATTATCCTGCTTACCGATGGTGAGAATAATGGCGGGTTGATTGACCCACAAACGGCAAAAGAAATTGCCAAAGCTTTTGCCATTAAAGTATATACCATTGGCGTGGGTACAATTGGGGAAGCACCAATGCCATACCGCAACCCCGATGGAAGCATAAGTACAAGAATGCAAAAAGTAGCCATTGATGAACCACTCATGCAGCAAATTGCCACAGAAACCGGCGGCCGGTATTTTAGGGCTACCGATAATAATTCACTTGCAGAAATATATACTTCTATTGATAAGCTGGAAAAAACCAAGGTTGAAGTAATAAAGAATGTGCATTTTAAAAATAAATTTCTTCCCTTTGTTGCTGCGGCAATTTTCTTTTTAATGCTTGAGATAGTGTTTCGCTACCTGCTGCTGCGAAAATTCCCCTAAGGTTTTTTTCTGTTTTAAAATATCCGTTTCCATATCTTGCAGCTATGCAGGCATTAGTTTATAAATCTACAGGCAATTGGTACCAGCTAAAAAATGAACAGGGCAGGGTGCTTTCTGCAAGAATGGCCGGAAAGCTTAAAACGGAAGGCATCACTTCTTCCAACCCAATAGCTGTAGGCGATAATGTAACAATTAATGATGAAGCCGGCGAAGAAAACTTGGTTATTACATCGGTATTACCCAGGAAAAATTATATCAACAGGGTATCTCCGCACAATAAAAATCAGCATATTATTATTGCTGCCAACCTGGATAAAGCAGTTTTGTTTGCTACCTTAAAAGACCCCAAAACTTCTTTGGGTTTTATTGACCGCTTCCTTGTTTCGGCAGAAGCTTATCACATACCTGTAGTAATTGTTTTTAATAAAAGCGATTTGTATAAAGAAAAAGAGAAAACCAATTTTGAAAAGATAAAAACTATTTATGAGACGGCAGGTTATACCGTAATGGCAATGAGCATAAAAGAAAATAAGGGCATTGCGGAAATAAAAGCAATTTTAAAAGATAAAACCACATTGCTTTCTGGTCATTCCGGGGTAGGGAAATCATCTTTTTTAAACGAAATAATTCCCACACAAAACCAAAAAACAAAAGAAGTAAGTAACTGGAGTGGAAAAGGTATGCACACCACCACATTTGCAGAAATGTTTGATTTGCCGCAAGGCGGAAAAATAATAGATACACCTGGTATTAGAGAACTGGGCCTTGTGGATATAAGCAGGGAAGAGCTTTCTCAGTTTTTCCCTGAAATGCGGCTGATATTAAATAATTGCCGTTTTAATAATTGCCAGCATATAGACGAGCCAGGCTGTGCCGTAAAAGCAGAAGTTGAAAATGACATTATAAGTATGGAAAGATATATCAGCTATATATCCATTAGAGATACTATACCGGAAAGTAAATGGAAATAAAATACCAGCTCCCTAAAAGAAGTAAATTGCAAAACATTAAGTGAAATTAATAAACCCTTTTTTGAAGAAAATTGGCAACTTCCATTACATTATGGGTATTATAACCACTGGGTATTATGCTTACCCCGTTAAACATGCTAAAGTGTAGTGTAAGTAATTCATCCTTATATTTAAAATCCCAGTTCAGGCTTTCGGTTTCATCTACCTGGTTAAGAAACCTTACCTGTAAATCGTTGGCAAGGGTTTGGGCAATTGCATAAAATTTACTTACTCCGCAATTGTCGTCTATTACGGCTTCAGTACCGCCGTTGGGTGTTTTTAGGTTGTAGCACATAAAAAATGGTTTTATAGAGGGTTGTAAATCTATTCGTTATCAAAAGGTTACAACTTAGTGCCGCCTTTGTACTTTTTCTTATTTGCTTTGGCATTAATCTGGTCTTCAGTCATGCCCCTTGCATCGTTGGGGCAGCCATACTTATCTTTACGCAGCAGGGAACAACTATTGAGTACAATAATGAAGATATTGAGGATCATTACCATCAATACCCATTTTACTATGTTGTGTTTTGTTATCATTTTACTATGCTGAAATAAAGATATAGTTATTAAATTTAAATCAAAAGTTAAATAAAAGCCCAGCTACTACTTAAACCATCCGCTATATTTAACGTAATTATCGGCAATCCTGTTAATTTCGCCACTAATTAATTCGGCACTAATGTCTTTTATCTTTTTTGCCGGAACTCCGGCATATATACTTCCGGCTTCTACCCTGGTATTTTCCAGTACTACCGCTCCTGCAGCTATAATACAATTGCTACCAATATGGGCATTATCCATAAGAATTGCACCCATGCCTACCAGTACGTTATCTTCAATAACGCATCCATGCACTATTGCATTGTGCCCAATGCTCACATTATTTCCAATAATGGTCTTTGTTTTTTCAAAAGTGCAGTGTATAACGGCCCCATCCTGTACGTTTACTTTATTCCCTATAATGATGCTGTTTACATCTCCACGGATTACTGCATTAAACCATACGCTGCATTGGTTGCCCATTTTTACATCCCCAACTATGGTTGCATTGGGGGCAAAAAAACAATCATTGCCCTGGCTTGGACTTATATTATTTACCGGAAGTATTATTGCCATGGTAGCATCGGGTTATATAAAATAAAAGTAAATAGGTTTAAATTTCTGGCAACATCAGCCTTTTTCTTTTTGAATAAATTCTTATGCCAATAATGAGTATTACGCATACGGCAATATTGGCATTAGTAGAAATTGGGGTTTCTTTCAATAATAAGTAAATACCACCGCCAATAGCGCAGGCAGTTGCATAAAGTTCTCCTTTTTTAAACAGGTTGGGAACCGAATTGCAAAAAATATCGGCCAAAAGCCCACCGAAAGTTGCCGTCATTACACCCATGATTAATGCATAAATATCATTGAGGCCATTGCGTAAAGCTACTTCAATACCGGCAGTGGTAAATAAACCCAGCCCGGCAGCATCGGTAAAAAAAATGGTGCGCCTGAAACGGTTTACATTTTCTTTGAGCAAAAAGGTAATGGCCGTGCCGGCAAATACCAATATAAGTGCAATATTATCGTTTATCCAGTTTACCGGTTGAATGCCAATGAGCAGGTCTCTGATTGTTCCGCCGCCATAAGCCGTAGCAAAAGCTACTACCAGCCCACCAAATATATCCATGCGATATGCCCTTGCTTTAAAAGCGCCGGTTAAAGCAAATATAAAAGTACCCATGTAAATAACTACCTGTAAAAAACTCATAGCCAAATGTAATGGATTAAGCAGCTTATCCAATTATAAATTTAAAGCATGGCTTTGTAAATAGCATCGAAAATTTTTTCTCTTACATTCATACGGTTAAGCACAGTACTTTCGCTGGGGTTTACCCTGTTGCTTAAAAAAATATAAATAAGGTTGTATTGCGGGTCTACCCATGCACAGGTGCCTGTATAGCCCGTATGGCCAAAGGTTTGGGGCGAGGAAAATGTGGAAGGGTAAGGGTATTGTTTTTTTGCATTGTCTTTATCGGGTTTATCAAAACCCAATCCCCGGCGGCTATAATTTGAATTATAGCTGGTAAATAAATCTATGGTTTCTTTTTTTAAATACTGCAGCCCATTGTAGGTACCTCCGTTGAGTAACATTTGCATTACTGCAGCAAGGTCAAAGGCATCGCTGAATAACCCGGCATGGCCCGAAACGCCGCCAAACATTGCTGCTCCGGGGTCGTGTACTGTTCCTTGTATCAATTGTTTCCTGAAAATTTTCTCATCCTGCGTTGGTGCTATTTTTGTAAAAGGCATTCGTTGCAATGGCCTGAAACCAATTTTTTTTAATTCCATAGGCTCGTAAAATTCTTCTTCCACATACCGCTCCAGCGATTTTAAGGTGATGGCTTCAATAACTTTTCCCAAAAAAATAAAATCATTGTCGCTATAAACATATTTGCTCCAGGGTCCTAAAGGGCTTTTAAGGATTCGGCTGAACATAGTATCGGGCCAGTCCCTTCGTAAATAAAGATGTTCGGCAACTTTAAGAGGAAAAGTATCCCTCCAGGAACTAAAGTATAAAGAGGCATTGGGGTTGCCGTTGTTATCCAGTGTTTCTTTATAAAAAGGTATAAAAGCTACAAGCCCGGCCTGGTGTAAAAGCAGGTCATCTATTTTTAAAAATTCTTTATCGCTGCCTTTAACCCATTTGAGGTAATGACTTAAGTTTTTTTTTAAATCAATTTTTCCTTCTTCGAAAAGTTTCATAACGGCAAGTGTAGTTGCGGCAATTTTTGTTACCGAAGCAAGGTCGTAAACTGTTTCCGGTGTTACCTGTTGTGTTTGGCTGTAATCGTAAAATCCAAATGATTTACAATAAGAAATTTTACCGTTTTTAACTACCATTACCATGCAGCCAGGCGTGGCTTTACGGGCAATGGCATCATTTGCAATGGAATCAATGGCCGCCATTTTTGCCGCATCAAATCCCGGCGTGGGATCCAGCGGGTCTTTAGAAAACTTTAGCGAGGTATGGGTTGTTTCACCAAAACCATAATTAAATTTTTCACAAACCCTTACGGGTAAAACGCCCTTGTATTCTAAATTGCCTTTCAAAAATTCTACGGCTGTGTTTTGTATAATGGCATCATCTTCGTAACAAATAACCATGTTTTTAGCATTGCAAAAATTTTTAGCTGCATAGGCATTGCCAAATAAAAACAAGATGCTTTCCGTTTCGTTTTGTAACCGGTTAACCAATTGGGCAGCAGCCTTGCTAATGCCAAAATTGGAGCCGGGATAACGGGAAACATTGTGAATACCTACAATAATTTTTTTGTATTTGCTTTTTAAAGTATTGAATAATGCATCGGCGTCACCTGTTGTTTTGTTGAAATCAAAGTAGTATACACCGGCATTATAATCGCTTATTAATTGTTTGCAAAATTCATTTGCCCTGCTTGTGCCAATGGCTACTACGGCAACATCACCGGCTTTGTTATGGGTAGAAACCGACAATGGGAAAAACGCATCGTTTTGTTTTGCCAAAAGCGTAATTGCATTTTCGGCAACAGTTTTACGCATGTTGGCAATTTTGCTGTTTAGGTCTTCGGTAAGGTTTTGGGTATTAATGATGGGGCTTTGGGTTAAGCCAAGCTGGTATTTTGCCAGCAACACTTTTTTGCAGTGTTGCTCAATTTGTTCCCAGCTTATTTTCTTTTGCTTTATGGCCGTTTTTATTTTTTGGATACTTAAAGGAATATCGCCTGGCAGGCAAAGCATGTCGTTGCCTGCAATAATAGATTGTACGGAGGCTTCTTCATTAGGAAAGAATTTTTTTACACCCTGCATTTCCAATGCATCGGTAAAAGTGAGGCCCTGGTAATTTAGCTGGTTGCGTAAAAGTGCCTGTATATTTTTTTTGGAAAGCGATGTTGCCCGGTTTTTTGCGGTATCAATTGATGGGATATATAAATGTGCAATCATTACACTTCCTACGCCGGCTTCAAATATTTTTTTAAATGGATAGAGTTCTAATGAATCCAATTGGGCAAATGATTTATTTATTACCGGCAGGTCGTAATGGGAATCCACACTCACATCTCCATGACCGGGAAAATGCTTGGCGCAGGCAAGTACAGCATTATCCTGCATACCTTTCATATAAGCAATGCCAAAATCGGCCACTTTGTATTTGTCTTCCCCAAAACTGCGGTCGTTGATTACCGGGTTTAGTGGGTTGTTATTGATGTCTATCACCGGCGCATAGTTCACCTGTATGCCCATTCGTTTACATTGTTCGGCTACTATAGCCCCATATTGATAAACGATACTTGCATCTTTCATTGCACCCAGCATCATTTGCCTGGGTAAGGGCAATACGCTATCGGTCATTCTCATGCCAAGGCCCCATTCTGCATCAATACACATTAAAATGGGTGTTTTTGCAATAGCCTGCAGCGAGTTAAGTATCGTAGCCTGTTTTTCCGGGCTGCCCTGAAAAAGGCAAATGCCGCCTATATTATATTGCTTAACCAGTGCTGCAACCTTTGTATCATAGAAAATTACTTTTTTGGTTTTGGCATCTATACTGCTTAAGCGTGCCACCATTAATTGTGCAATACGCTCATCTTTGCTGAGGCTTTTATAAACACTATCTACCCAGTTTTTTGCATCGTTTTGTGCTAAAAGGGAAAAGGAAGACAGAAAAACACAAGAAAAAACAGAAATAATTTTTTTCATGGGATAATATAGGTGTAATGATAGGCTATTGATATTATTCATAATAATAAATACTAAACTTGCTGTTGCGATAAAGGTCGGAAATTAAGCTCTTTATTGTGCTAAGAAAAGATAAAAATCAATATTAGTTTTTCACATCACATGTATAGCTAAAAATTATTTTTATAAAACATTATTTATTTAACCTGTATAAAATATAGGTGCTATGATGCTTTTATGAGATAGCAGTACGTTAAATTTGCAGATTAAATTTAGAACATTGCCGGATATTATTCATTTATTGCCCGATAATATTGCCAACCAAATAGCCGCTGGTGAGGTAATTCAGCGCCCTGCAAGTGCTGTAAAAGAACTTTTGGAAAACGCAGTGGATGCCGGCGCAACCGAAATAAGGCTTTTGGTTAATGATGCCGGAAAATCTCTGATACAGGTTATAGATAATGGCAAGGGCATGAGCGAAACCGATGCAAGAATGGCTTTTGAACGCCATGCCACATCCAAAATTAAAAATATTTCCGACCTTTTTTGTATTAAAACAATGGGTTTTAGAGGAGAAGCGCTGGCAAGTATTGCCGCAGTGGCGCAGGTAGAAATTAAAACCAAAAGGGCAGAAGATGATGCCGGCATTTACCTGGAAGTGGAGAACAGCATGGTAAAAAAACAAGAACCCGTGGCAATGGAAAACGGAACCTCCATTGCTATGAAAAATTTATTTTTTAATGTTCCGGCCCGGAGGAATTTTCTTAAAAGCAATGCCGCAGAACTAAGGCATATTGTAGATGAATTTACAAGAGTGGCCATGAGTTTCCCAGAAATATTTTTTTCGCTCAGCTCCAACGGTCAGCAAGTTTTTCACTTGGATAAAGGCTCGCTGAAACAGCGTGTAGTGCAACTTTTAGGCAACCATTATAATGCCAGGCTGGTAGCCGTTGATGAAAAAACAGATTACTTAAATATTCTTGGCTTTGTGGGAAAACCGGATACAGCAAAAAAAACCCGTGGCGACCAGTATTTTTTTGTGAATAACCGCTTTATCAAAAGCGCTTACCTCAACCATGCCGTAATGAATGCATTTGACGCACTGGTTACCAAAGATAGCTTTCCACTTTATGTGTTGTTTATTGAACTGAACCCGGCACAGGTTGATATTAATGTGCACCCAACAAAGCAGGAAATTAAATTTGAAGATGAGAAAATAGTATATGCCTTTGTGCAAAGCGCCGTAAAACATGCATTGGCCCAGTTTAGTATTTCGCCTACTTTAGATTTTGAATTGGATGCTGGTATACAAAGCCTTGATGCAGTTAATAAACCGTTTACTGAAGAAAAAAAAGCATCGGCTTCGGCTTCTTCTTTATATAAAACCTTTACACAAAAAAACCAGGCCAATTTTATTGAAAGTACAAGTGATTTAAAACACTGGAAAGATTTTTATGAACCTTTAGCAGTGCCCAAAGACGCAGCAATATCAATGTTACAGGGTATTGAGGATATGCGTAAACAATATAATTTTGACCATATCTTGCAACTGCATCATACTTTTATTGTGCTGCAAAACCATGAAGGCTATTTATTGATACATCAGCAAAATGCACACGAAAGGGTTTTGTATGACCGGTATGCAAATGCCGTAAATGGCAAAGCTATACATACACAGCAAAGTCTTTTTCCGGCAACCATAAATTTAGCTGCAGCAGATGCCGTTTTATTAACAGAATTGCTGCCCGATTTACTATTGCTCGGTTACCGCCTTGAGCCTTTTGGCAACAATACATTTGTGGTGCAGGGTGTTCCGGCAGATGTTTTATCGGGCAACGAAACATTGGCAATAGAAAAAATACTGGAACAATTCAAGCATTTTAGTAATGAAATAAAATTCAGCAAAAGGGAAAAATTGTTGCGTTCACTGGCAATACAACATGCTATTAAAGCTGGTGTGGCCCTGTCTGCCAAAGAAATGGCTTCTTTACTATCTGATTTATTTGCCTGCAATACCCCGGGTGCTACAGCCAGCGGCCGACCCACTTACCTTAGCTTTAAAAAAGATGAGCTGAACAAAATGTTTGGCCGCTAATGGTTTTGCCTTAAGTTGTGCAAAAATTTTTCTACGGCCCTTTTAACAGGTGTTGCAGTAGAAATATAATTGTTGTTGAGAATTGAAAAAATAAGTAATTTATTTTTTTTTGTAATTAAATAACCGCTTATTGAACAGGTATTGCTCAACGTGCCTGTTTTGGCAAAAATATATCCTGAATCAATTAAATAATAATTCTTTAAGGTTCCCTGGCCACCCGTGGGTAAAATAGTTTTCATTCTTTCAAGGCCAAATTCATTTTTCATTTTGCCGAGTAGGTACACAAATGCTTGCGGCGTAAACAGGTTATACCTGCTGAGGCCGCTGCCATCAACCCATTTGGGTTTTTGTGGGATGTCTTTTAAATCTTTAAACAATATACTGTCTATTATTGTTGCCTCATTCATGGCACCCCAAAGTTTATTGCTCAGCATTAGCAAAGTTTGCTCAGCAAAAAAATTATCGCTTTCATACATCATTGGGATATATAAAGAATCAACCGGCCGGGAAAAAAGAGTTTTGGCCAATGCACTATCATCCGGGTTTACGGCAACATTAGGGTAATATATTTTTTTATGCAGTGTATCTTCAAGC contains:
- the rsgA gene encoding ribosome small subunit-dependent GTPase A, giving the protein MQALVYKSTGNWYQLKNEQGRVLSARMAGKLKTEGITSSNPIAVGDNVTINDEAGEENLVITSVLPRKNYINRVSPHNKNQHIIIAANLDKAVLFATLKDPKTSLGFIDRFLVSAEAYHIPVVIVFNKSDLYKEKEKTNFEKIKTIYETAGYTVMAMSIKENKGIAEIKAILKDKTTLLSGHSGVGKSSFLNEIIPTQNQKTKEVSNWSGKGMHTTTFAEMFDLPQGGKIIDTPGIRELGLVDISREELSQFFPEMRLILNNCRFNNCQHIDEPGCAVKAEVENDIISMERYISYISIRDTIPESKWK
- a CDS encoding VWA domain-containing protein; translation: MLFDYFKNIEFGQPYFFVLFAILPFLIYGHFRYFNSSAASIRVSSTAAPGLKTWKSAAKHLPFIFRVFALSAIIFTLAKPQTRNVEQRTEGEGIEVVLCIDVSGSMTAQDLTPNRLEAAKSVAIDFVNRRPTDRIGIVIFAGESFTQCPLTTDHNVVIAAIKNIRNGLLVDGTAIGSGLSTSVDRIRNSKSKSKVIILLTDGENNGGLIDPQTAKEIAKAFAIKVYTIGVGTIGEAPMPYRNPDGSISTRMQKVAIDEPLMQQIATETGGRYFRATDNNSLAEIYTSIDKLEKTKVEVIKNVHFKNKFLPFVAAAIFFLMLEIVFRYLLLRKFP
- a CDS encoding trimeric intracellular cation channel family protein, producing the protein MDKLLNPLHLAMSFLQVVIYMGTFIFALTGAFKARAYRMDIFGGLVVAFATAYGGGTIRDLLIGIQPVNWINDNIALILVFAGTAITFLLKENVNRFRRTIFFTDAAGLGLFTTAGIEVALRNGLNDIYALIMGVMTATFGGLLADIFCNSVPNLFKKGELYATACAIGGGIYLLLKETPISTNANIAVCVILIIGIRIYSKRKRLMLPEI
- a CDS encoding gamma carbonic anhydrase family protein; its protein translation is MAIILPVNNISPSQGNDCFFAPNATIVGDVKMGNQCSVWFNAVIRGDVNSIIIGNKVNVQDGAVIHCTFEKTKTIIGNNVSIGHNAIVHGCVIEDNVLVGMGAILMDNAHIGSNCIIAAGAVVLENTRVEAGSIYAGVPAKKIKDISAELISGEINRIADNYVKYSGWFK
- a CDS encoding serine hydrolase, with protein sequence MKKIISVFSCVFLSSFSLLAQNDAKNWVDSVYKSLSKDERIAQLMVARLSSIDAKTKKVIFYDTKVAALVKQYNIGGICLFQGSPEKQATILNSLQAIAKTPILMCIDAEWGLGMRMTDSVLPLPRQMMLGAMKDASIVYQYGAIVAEQCKRMGIQVNYAPVIDINNNPLNPVINDRSFGEDKYKVADFGIAYMKGMQDNAVLACAKHFPGHGDVSVDSHYDLPVINKSFAQLDSLELYPFKKIFEAGVGSVMIAHLYIPSIDTAKNRATSLSKKNIQALLRNQLNYQGLTFTDALEMQGVKKFFPNEEASVQSIIAGNDMLCLPGDIPLSIQKIKTAIKQKKISWEQIEQHCKKVLLAKYQLGLTQSPIINTQNLTEDLNSKIANMRKTVAENAITLLAKQNDAFFPLSVSTHNKAGDVAVVAIGTSRANEFCKQLISDYNAGVYYFDFNKTTGDADALFNTLKSKYKKIIVGIHNVSRYPGSNFGISKAAAQLVNRLQNETESILFLFGNAYAAKNFCNAKNMVICYEDDAIIQNTAVEFLKGNLEYKGVLPVRVCEKFNYGFGETTHTSLKFSKDPLDPTPGFDAAKMAAIDSIANDAIARKATPGCMVMVVKNGKISYCKSFGFYDYSQTQQVTPETVYDLASVTKIAATTLAVMKLFEEGKIDLKKNLSHYLKWVKGSDKEFLKIDDLLLHQAGLVAFIPFYKETLDNNGNPNASLYFSSWRDTFPLKVAEHLYLRRDWPDTMFSRILKSPLGPWSKYVYSDNDFIFLGKVIEAITLKSLERYVEEEFYEPMELKKIGFRPLQRMPFTKIAPTQDEKIFRKQLIQGTVHDPGAAMFGGVSGHAGLFSDAFDLAAVMQMLLNGGTYNGLQYLKKETIDLFTSYNSNYSRRGLGFDKPDKDNAKKQYPYPSTFSSPQTFGHTGYTGTCAWVDPQYNLIYIFLSNRVNPSESTVLNRMNVREKIFDAIYKAML
- the mutL gene encoding DNA mismatch repair endonuclease MutL, which encodes MPDIIHLLPDNIANQIAAGEVIQRPASAVKELLENAVDAGATEIRLLVNDAGKSLIQVIDNGKGMSETDARMAFERHATSKIKNISDLFCIKTMGFRGEALASIAAVAQVEIKTKRAEDDAGIYLEVENSMVKKQEPVAMENGTSIAMKNLFFNVPARRNFLKSNAAELRHIVDEFTRVAMSFPEIFFSLSSNGQQVFHLDKGSLKQRVVQLLGNHYNARLVAVDEKTDYLNILGFVGKPDTAKKTRGDQYFFVNNRFIKSAYLNHAVMNAFDALVTKDSFPLYVLFIELNPAQVDINVHPTKQEIKFEDEKIVYAFVQSAVKHALAQFSISPTLDFELDAGIQSLDAVNKPFTEEKKASASASSLYKTFTQKNQANFIESTSDLKHWKDFYEPLAVPKDAAISMLQGIEDMRKQYNFDHILQLHHTFIVLQNHEGYLLIHQQNAHERVLYDRYANAVNGKAIHTQQSLFPATINLAAADAVLLTELLPDLLLLGYRLEPFGNNTFVVQGVPADVLSGNETLAIEKILEQFKHFSNEIKFSKREKLLRSLAIQHAIKAGVALSAKEMASLLSDLFACNTPGATASGRPTYLSFKKDELNKMFGR